From the Gallus gallus isolate bGalGal1 chromosome 27, bGalGal1.mat.broiler.GRCg7b, whole genome shotgun sequence genome, the window CTCTGCCCTGCCAAGGACTGCTGCCCATCAGCCGTATGCTGTCTGCTGGGGTGGCATTGTGTTGATATTGCAGTTGCTGTACTTCCTACCTCACTTTGAGATGGAGCTAGGACATATTTAGCTACAGTACATGTTGTTCTAAATATACACAAATTATACATAAAAGAGCCTGCAATCTGGCCTACCTAATGTCTACATTAGCACACTTGTGTAGCTGAGAAAAGCACACAAGTCCTGCTTGAAATCTGGAGTTTTCTTCCTGGTAAAGGCTGGAACAAAGCAACGGGGATGGCAGGGAAGGAGATGCTGGAGCCAGGAGGTGTAGGGGCTTGGAAAGCCTCTGAGGAGCACCCTGCCAGCACTGGGAATGGGAAAACATGGCTGTTGTGGGGCCAGATGCCAAAGTCATGGCTGAGGAAAGgactccccctccccccaccctctCCAAAATGTGGGATAAGAGATATTTCCCTTTTTGGAGGACCAGTGCAGAGGACCCCAAGCTCAGGTGGAAGGCTGGATCAAGAAACCAGGCTTGTGCTGTAACCAGGCTTAATCTGAGTGTGCAGGGCAATAATCACAAATAGGATGGATCAACCAGCTCTTTGGAGAACCTCAGTGCAGAAAGTGTTCAGTGTCTGCCATGAAGCTTACATGGTAGCAGAGCTCACAGCAACGCAACAGCTCTACTGGGACCACAAACCCTCAAGGTCCTCGACTAAACCTCCACTAAACCTCTACCTTTTACCCCACCAGGACCTCAGTGCAACGCCTCGGTGGACCTGATTGGCACATGCTGGCCCCGCAGTGCAGTGGGACAACTGGTGGCTCGGCCCTGCCCCGAGTATTTCTACGGCGTGCGGTACAACACCACAAGTAAGCTGAGCAGCACcagtggggatgggatggacaGTGGATGGGGCACAAGTGACAGAACATCAATGGGTACAGAGCTTGTTTGGGTGCTCTGTGGGACACGTCATCTAAAAAGGAAATAACCTATCATCTCGCATTTTGGAGAAGATGGTTGTATAAGCAGGTGCTCCTGGATGAGCActtgggaaggagaagggagccAATGTTCCCATCTGGGTGACAGGGGATGTCCTCATCTGGGGGACAGGGAGTGAAGAAGGAGatgtcctgctgctggaggtgtcACTCTGATCTATAGCCTTCAATTGAGCTGGGACACAGGGACCTCACTGTTATCTCCTTCCAGCACAGGTGTCTGAGTTGTCAGTGCCAACAATGTGCTGGGAACTGGGGATGAAGTGAGGGCACTTGGAATACCCCCAGAGCAATATGTAGCACACAAATGAGTTTCTGACCACCTGAGCACTACTTTTGGTGAAAGAAACATCTTACACCATGCAGAAAGCATTGATTTTTCTGTCCCACACCTTTTTATCGCTGTAGAAGATTGCATGCATGCAGATCCTGCTTCATGGTGCTTCCTTGCAGGAGTCTGTTTGCATTAATTCCCACTCATGCCTGCCCAAGAGCTATCCCATCCCTGTCTCATCCTATTGTCCTGATGAGGCTCGTGGTCTCTCCTGTTAATATCAGAAGCCCAACGTTGCCCTATGCTGATGCTAATCAGAGGCTGCTTCAGGGCTGGCACAACCAAGCCTTGCCCCTCACCATCTCCACTGAGAGGCAAAGAATGCTCCTAATGCAGCCAACTCCACACTGCATCTGCAGGTGATTGCTGGAGCAGGTGGAGGAGTTGGACTCATGCTGCTTGGTGGGCACTAAAGGACAGTGCTGGTGCAGACCCAAAGCCCTTGAGCAGGTCTGAATCATTCCCATGTAGTTTTAAGCTGTTTACCTCTGATTTCCAGATTACTAAaatgaggagaaaggaaatctTTCTAAAGCAGTTCATCCCAGGTCTGGAAGCACAAGGATGGGCTTCTAAACCTTCCCATATCACATTTTGGGCCCATGAGTGCTTTGGGAGGCTTGGGGCAGCATCTCAAGGGACAGATCATCTTGAAAGCACTTCCCTAAACATTGATGTGTTCTGGAAAAGACTCCtgcccttccttttctctctgtgaagcTTTGTATAGCAGGAGTGGCACCCCAGGAATCTGATCCTGTATTACCTATCAACTGAAGAAATATCTGAGGCAACTTCAAAGAGAAAGATGCCACTGGCTTGATATCAGAGACCCCTGCCTTACTGACAATCGTCAGGTCACATCTGTCACATCCATGGGCTTGTGCCCATCTCCAGGCACTGTTAACCCCTCAATGTGCACACCTCTCTTTCAGACAATGGCTACAGGGAATGCCTCGCTAATGGGAGCTGGGCAGCACGGGTCAACTACTCCCAGTGCCAGGAGATCCTCAGTGAGGAGGTGAGACATCGGTAGTGCCTCGGGTTCCAGGCAGAAGGGTGAGGAATGGGTGATGGAATTTTGAAGGGCAACAGTATCCAGGTTCAGGAACGGCCCAAGGGAACTCTGGGGCTGGGCACACACCAGCATCCATGTTAATATAAGGGTGTAGGTAGCGTATGTGACTCTGTCCTTGATGTacattttcattcctttgcaaaaataaagtgatttcTGATTCCTTCCATGCTAAAAGGCCAAGAGGGTTTGTAATGTGAGGTCTCCTGGTCCCAGGCTGCATGGTACAGGTCAGCACATCCTCCACATCTATTAccctcttctgcttctgcagctccttACCATGAAAACAATACAACACAAACTCCATATCTCCCTGCTGGCAATGAAATGAAGGAGATATTTAGGAAGCTGAGAGGGATGGATACCAAAAATTACAAGCCCCTGTGTAGGTCAAGCCACCCCTCAGAGCAAAGGAGAAGAGATACAGGCTGCTCATTTACAGTTGATAACCACCTCTGGTATTTAGGATGCTGATATCTCTTGCCAGGAATAGTTTTCTCACTCAGTTAATTGCTAATTCACAGGTTGGATGGCTGCCTAACAGCAGGAGCAATCAATTAATTTAATTATCACTCATGCCTTCCTGTGATCCCCTGTTCTCTTTGCCCAAATTCATCCCAGCCTCTCAGCTGCCCCCAGGGCTAAAGGGaatgaacagagacatcaaGCATTATGCTGCCAATGAGCTTGGCTGAGTTACAGCAGGGTTTCCCCCAGATGATGGGTCAGGGATgtcccagtgctgagcagggctgaTGTAGGAGCAAGATGTGAAGTGCCCAAGCCCATTGCCTGGACATGTTTGTATATCTCCTGCCTATATCTCCTAAATTAGCCCTGTCTGCACTTTCCAGCATCTTCTCCATGAGGTGGGTTCCAATGGGTTTCTGCACGTGGACCCCCAAtatgcagagcagctctgggtggtggaggaggagggtTTGGGCTTCCACTGACCCCTCTCTGTCTTATTCTCCACAGAAGAGGAGCAAGCTGCACTACCACATCGCTGTCATCATCAACTACCTGGGGCACTGTGTCTCGCTGGGGGCCCTCCTTGTGGCCTTCGTCCTCTTCATGCGCCTGCGGTGAGAGACTTGACCTCCTGCTGGGGGGATGAGCCTACAGAGGTCCCTTCGGGGGGACAGACCTGGAGACCTGGTGTTTTGCTATGTCCCTTCTATGGCCGTTGTTCTTCAGCCACTCTCCAGTCTGAGTGCCTGTCTCAGagttattttcttccctctgctttttaaagcaatGGCTTATGGAGGCAGAGGGTCCTACTTGGTGCCCTCCATCTCCTGGCCATATCAcccagggcacagccccacCATCTCACCACTGGGCTTTGGGTTCCTTTGAAAACAGTCAGCTCCACAAAGAACCTTGTcttcccctgcagccctcctgggTCTGTCCCCAGACACCCATTGTGCTCTGATGGTCCTTTGTTCCCCCCCATTCTGCAGGAGCATCCGGTGCTTGAGGAACATCATCCACTGGAACCTGATCACAGCCTTCATCCTACGCAATGCCACGTGGTTTGTGGTGCAGCTCACGATGAACCCAGAGGTGCACGAGAGCAACGTGGTAGGTGGGAAGCTCAAGGATCTTAGAGATGAGGCATCAAAAGCTACTTGAGAGGTCAAATAGTGCTGATTGGTGGCTGGAGAGCAATCAAGGCTTATGGGAAACCTGCACTCAGTTGCTCTTCTGGGATCTGTGTCATGCTATGGCTCAGTTCCCTCACTGTAACACAGAGCTAACGTTGGTTTTTACTGTGCCATcaagaagcagcagccatgctGGTCTGTTTGTTGTCTCTTTGAAGTAGTTCTGCTCTTCACTGTGTCTCCTAAACTCTTGGCAGGTCTGGTGCCGCTTGGTCACTGCTGCCTACAATTACTTCCATGTCACCAACTTCTTCTGGATGTTTGGCGAGGGCTGCtacctgcacacagccatcGTCCTCACCTATTCCACCGACAAGCTCCGCAAGTGGATGTTCATCTGCATTGGCTGGTGTAAGTACCAGGGCCTCCCCTACATGCAGTGGGTGATACTCACCCCTATCCTCTGCTCTTGCTCTTGTTTTACCTAATGGCACCTAAAGATGTGCTTTAGTGGGtctggtgggggtgggctgatggttgggctagatgaccttggaagtcttttccaaccttaatgattctatgattctaaacagCTCCTTGCAGGAGCATGAGAGCAGTAGTTTCACGCCCATATCAGCTTGCCCTGTGCAAGAAGACCATCATCGTTCGGTTGCAGTATTGCACTCCTGAGACCTGTCTGTGTGTTCATCTGCAGGTATCCCCTTTCCCATCATTGTCGCCTGGGCCATCGGGAAGCTGTACTACGACAACGAGAAGTGagcctcactgctctccttccccctcccttctCTGTCCCAATTCCCTGGTCATGCCAGGAGCCGACACACAGCAGGCATGGATGTGCCTGCAGGGGATCACATGAGGTGGGGGACATAGAAAGGgtgcaaagaaaaatgatattcttccattctttcttttatcCTGCCCTTAGGCTCACTGCAGCAcgagccctgcctgctgctgcatttttcctttcaaactgCAAATGAGATTTTTAAGAAGGGAAAAGGCTAGATTAAGCCTCAGCTCTTACAAAGTGTTTGCTAAGTGGAGCTGGGATTTAATCTACCGGTAGAGATATAAACTACCACCACCTGAGCCATTTTCACAGAGACTTGCTAATGGAGGACTTAACAGAAACCTGATGAGTTCATCATGGGGATGGTGGAACTGAAAAGAGCCTGCTCTGATGAATGCAGCTCGCCTTGTTTTGCAGCACTAGTTTTGCCTCGTGCTCTCAGGACACTGATACTACCATTAGCTCCTACGGGGTTTGCTGGGGACAGAGCCTAGACCTATCTGTGTAATGTTGTCCTTCCTTACCCCACAGTAACCAGTTCCCACACTCATGCAGGATCAGTATAAACCTTCCTATGTAGTCTGGTGTGTGGGAGAAGCTGTTCCATAGCAGCCACTCCCAGCTACTGCAGCTTAAGTCTTAGTGCCTTCATGCTATGACAGTGACCTACGGACATTGTGTAAGGGCAGTAGTCAACCTAGGTCACTTGTGCTGCAGGCTTGTCCCTGACACCTCCTGTCCCTGACACCATATGTTCCCAACACTGCCTGCCTTTGCCTTGCAGGTGCTGGTTTGGGAAGCGAGCAGGAGTTTATACTGACTACATCTATCAAGGTCCCATGATCCTGGTGCTTCTGGTAAGGGCAAAGTGACCTTGCTTGCTATATATCAGGCCCTTCCCATCCATACGTGGACCTGGATCTtgccagctgtgctgtcccATGGCAGCAGTGCCCTGCAAGCCTGGCTCCCCCCACTCACACAGCACCCAGCTGTGATGAGAAACATCATGCATGGATCCTGACAACTTGAGATGGGCTAGAAAGGGACTGTGATAGGGATGCCTCCATTAGCAGAATCCCACAAGCACTGGTCAGTCTCCCCATCACTGCTGAGGCATTGTTTGGGTGCAGGTGTGTGCTCTGCCAAACATCAGGAGCTGCCCCAGCCTCATTCTTTGCTCTACAGCAGTTTGCTCCTGGCCACTGGCTGAGCAGCAACGCTTGATCCAGAGGTCAAACAATTTACTGGGACTTCACTTTCTCAGAAAGGGGTGAACAGGAGCAGAGTTGGCAGGTCacaagcagcagtgccagtgtcAGATCGGCATTTGCAGGACAAAACCTGTGCACAAGGTCCTTGCAGCTTCTCCACCTTCCACTCCCAATGCTGGGAAAACCCAAGGGGGCATTAATCGCTGGCATCGAGCAGCCTTCCCTGTACCTCAGTGGATAATTGagctgctttcatttcccaGCCCATCAGGTAGCCTGGCCACTTCTAATCTGTGTCAATTGtgctcagctccagcaccaCCCCCCCAGTTTCATTAGCAGTTGGCAGCCAGGAGAGCAGCTTCTTGCCATGATGGCAACCAATCTCCTCACAtccctttgtttgctttacagtCCTCCTCTCCGTCCACTTTTTGCTCACACCCCTTCTTCACTCGTCTTCTGGTGCACCCTTCAGCCCTCTGTCCTGCAAATAAGCTCCTATATCTTATTGCTAaagtatatatacatagatGCCCTCTCCCAGTGCAAGGAAGGCAGTGTGGATCCTCATGAGAAACAGAGTCCATACATACTGCATCCACTGCTTCTCAGTTTTGAGGCTCACCCCAGGCTTGGTTTGGGTTCGTGAGGTGTTCCCATTTCCCTCAGCACATTTCCTCTGCTGTGGGAACAGAGGAGAACACAGGGGAGCAGACTCTTACCAGCTGCCCTCTGCTTTCCAGATCAACTTCATCTTTCTGTTCAACATTGTTCGGATTCTCATGACCAAGCTCCGAGCATCAACCACGTCAGAGACAATCCAGTACAGGTAAGAGCAGGAGTGTAAAGCAGACCTAGGAACAGCCTTAGCATGATGGAGAAGGGACAGAAACAGCCCAATCAGATGAGCAACAAGGGGATGGGAGCACGGAGACACCTAAGAGAACCTCAGATGCTTTTTGAAGACGCGTGGACATTACATCTGTGGTTGTTcaaagagggaggaaggagcacTGGTAAAAGGGAACGGGTCCTCCACTGCCatggctgctgccctggggaagCCAAAACAGAGCAGGTTGTGTCCTTTGGCTTTCATCTCCAGTTTGTGGTTACTCGCTATATTCCAGCTTGCCGACTGAAGCCCCACATCCTCAGCTGCTGTCAGCTCACCCATGCCATCTACCAGCTTGCACTGGTGGCTGGGACTCTCCTGCAAGTCCCCACCCAGCCCAGACCCTCCAGGGATGGCTTTTCTGGCAT encodes:
- the CRHR1 gene encoding corticotropin-releasing factor receptor 1 precursor; amino-acid sequence: MVPGPRPALLLLLFLLQAFLLWDSPVAASIQEQYCESLLPTTNHTGPQCNASVDLIGTCWPRSAVGQLVARPCPEYFYGVRYNTTNNGYRECLANGSWAARVNYSQCQEILSEEKRSKLHYHIAVIINYLGHCVSLGALLVAFVLFMRLRSIRCLRNIIHWNLITAFILRNATWFVVQLTMNPEVHESNVVWCRLVTAAYNYFHVTNFFWMFGEGCYLHTAIVLTYSTDKLRKWMFICIGWCIPFPIIVAWAIGKLYYDNEKCWFGKRAGVYTDYIYQGPMILVLLINFIFLFNIVRILMTKLRASTTSETIQYRKAVKATLVLLPLLGITYMLFFVNPGEDEISRIVFIYFNSFLESFQGFFVSVFYCFLNSEVRSAVRKRWHRWQDKHSIRARVARAMSIPTSPTRVSFHSIKQSSAV